From Proteus vulgaris:
GTCATTAGCCAAAGCATCAATTTGGACAGCGGGATCAACCCTGATAAAAATCGGGGCTGGCCTGCTTGTCGTCAAGTTACTCGCTGTCTCCTTTGGTCCTTCTGGCGTGGGATTAGCAGGTAACTTTCGTCAATTAATTACCGTACTTGGTGTATTGTCTGGTGCGGGAATTTTTAATGGTGTAACGAAATTAATCGCACAATATCAAGATGATGATATTCAACGCAAAAATGTGTTGGGCACATCATCGGCTATGATCTTGCTGTTCTCTACACTATTAGCTGTTTTATTTCTTCTTTTTTCTGCTCCCATTAGCCAAGTATTATTTGGTGATGATTATCATCAATATCAGGATATTGTAAGAGCCGTTGCTTTTATTCAAATGGGAATAGCATATAGCAACTATTTTCTTGCCATATTAAAAGGTTATCGTGATGCGGCTGGTAATGCCTTATCTGTGATCGCAGGTAGCATTATTGGTGTTATTGCTTATTATTTATGCTATTTATTTGCGGGTTATCACGGTGCATTAATTGGACTAGCATTAGTTCCTGCACTTATTTTATTTCCTGCTACATTTTTAGTAGTAAAACGTAAGCGATTTGCGTTAAGTGAGCTTAAACCTCGTTGGGATAAGGCAATAGCAAGCCATCTTGGTAAATTTACTATTATGGCGATACTGACATCGATTACGTTACCAGTCGCTTATATTATGATGCGTAATCTACTTGCTGAGCACTATAGCTGGGATGATGTTGGTATTTGGCAAGGCGTAACTAGCATTTCAGATGCTTACTTGCAGTTTATTACAGCCTCTTTTTCTGTTTATTTGTTGCCAACACTCTCTCGATTAACGCAAAAGAGTGATATTACCAAAGAGATCGTGAAATCACTGAAGTTTGTACTTCCTGCGGTTGCCGTTGCCAGTTTTATGGTGTGGTTATTGCGTGATTTTGCAATTTGGTTACTGTTTTCAGATAAATTTGTCGCTATGCGTGATTTATTTGCATGGCAACTTGTCGGTGATGTTTTAAAAGTAGGTGCCTATGTCTTTGGCTATTTGGTCATTGCAAAAGCGGCACTACGTTTTTATATCCTTACAGAAGTAAGTCAATTTGCTTTACTAACACTATTTTCCCGTTGGCTTATTCCTGAACATGGCGCACTTGGTGCTGCTCAAGCCTATATGGCGACGTATATTATTTACTTCCTTCTCTGTAGTTCTGTTTTCGTGATTTATTGCAGGCGCAAATGACAACTTTGATTTACGTACTAGGTTCAGACATTGTGCATCATAACAACACAATGTTACGGTTTTTTAACGACCACCTCGTTACTGAGGCGGGATTAACGTATAAACCTCGTTTTATCGTTGCCAGTAAAGATACTTCACTGCAAGAAAGCTACCCAGCTTTAGACATTGAGTGTTTAGCGGATAAAAAGCAGGTTGCGCAGAGAGTGATTACATTGGCAAAGGCCGATACTCACCAACGATTCCTTTTTTTAGGCCAATTTAATGCTCCTATTTGGCTAGCATTACTGACAGGTAAAATTAAGCGTCATCAGTTTTGGTGGCATATTTGGGGGGCTGATCTGTATCAGGATTCTAAGCAACTCAAATTTAGACTGTTTTATCTTCTTCGTAAGTTGGCACAAAAACGGGTAGGGCGAGTGTTTGGCACACGAGGTGATCTTAACTACTTCGCGCAATTTAACGTTAATATTCCAGCAAGTTTGCTCTATTTCCCAACAAGAATGGACCCTGCTCTGACTGTGACAGAAAAGTCATCTATTGATGCACAACAAATCACTATTATTGTCGGAAATTCAGGAGACAGATCAAATCGCCATGTTGAAGCATTACAATCGATAGCAGAACAATATGGAACGCGCGCAAAAGTGATTATCCCAATGGGATATCCTGATAATAATGACGCATATATTGATGAAGTCTCTCACGCTGTTAATCAGTTACTTCCTGATAATCAGGTTGAAATTTTACGTGACAAACTGGCATTTGATGATTATTTAGCCTTATTAAAGACATGCGATTTAGGCTATTTTATTTTTCATCGCCAGCAAGGCATTGGTACGCTTTGTTTACTTATCCAATTTGCGATCCCTTTTGTTATTAGCCGTCAAAACCCATTTTGGCAAGATTTAACAGAACAAAATGTTCCAGTCTTTTTCTCAGGTGATAAATTAGATGTTGCACTGATTGAAGAAGCTCAACGTCAATTACTTATGCTTGATCGCCAAAATATTGCCTTCTTTGCACCTAATTTTACTGAAGGTTGGAAACAGTTGATTGAGATAAGCACAGGAGAGCCCCAATGACATTGGCGGAACTGGGTGGCTTAACACTCGTTTATTTTATCTCCTTAAGTTTTATTTTATTACTGACTTATCAAGAGTTTCGTCGAGTTCGTTTTAATTTTAATGTTTTTTTCTCAATGCTCTATTTGCTGACATTCTATTTTGGCTTTCCACTAACCTGTATGTTGGTGTTCCAATTTGATGTGGCCGTTGTTCCTGTTGATTCATTATTATACGCATTATTAGCCTCTACCAGCTTCTATGCTATTTATTATGTAACTTATAAGGTTAGGTTGAGAAAGCCTGTTAGCGGCCCTTCTAGGTCGTTATTTACGATGAATAGAGTAGAAACTAATCTTACTTGGATCTTATTGGCATTAATTGCATTTGTGACAGTGGGAATTTTCTTCCTACAAAATGGTTTTTTACTCTTTAAGCTCAAAACATACAGCCAAATTTTTTCAAGCCAAGTATCTGGTGTGGCGCTTAAGCGCTTTTTCTACTTCTTTATTCCCGCCATGCTGGTGGTTTATTTCTTAAAACCGACACAACAACGCTGGATTTTCTTCCTGTGTGCAACGGTCGGTTTCGGAATTTTAACTTATATCATTGTGGGTGGAACTCGCGCGAATATCATTATCGCTTTTGCTCTGTTTTTATTTATCGGCATTGTTCGTGGTTGGATAACGTTGTGGATGCTGGTTGCTGCGGGGGTGATGAGTATTGTCGGGATGTTCTGGCTGGCATTAAAACGCTATGGGCTTGATGTCAGTGGGGCTGAGGCTTTCTATACTTTCTTGTACCTAACTCGTGATACGTTCTCTCCTTGGGAAAATTTAGCATTATTACTTGATAATTATGACAAGATTGAGTTCCAAGGGCTTGCTCCGATTATTCGTGATTTTTATGTTTTTATTCCTTCTTGGGTTTGGCCTGAGCGTCCTGATGTGGTACTCAATTCAGCAAACTACTTTACATGGGAAGTCCTTGATTACCATGCAGGCCTTGCGATTTCACCAACCTTAATTGGTTCTTTAGTGGTGATGGGGGGCGTTGTGTTTATCCCATTAGGTGCAATCGTGGTGGGATTAATTATTAAATGGTTTGATTGGTTGTATCAGCAAGGACTTAATGAAAACAATCGTTATAAATCCGCTATTTTACAAGCATTCTGCTTTGGGGCTATTTTTAATATGATTGTTTTAGCGCGAGAAGGGGTTGATTCCTTTGTCTCTCGTGTTGTGTTTTTCTGTCTGGTTTTTGGTTTATGTTTAGTTGTTGCAAAACTGCTGTATTGGTTATTTGAAAGCGCGGGATTAGTGCGTAATTACGTGACTCGTCAAATACAAGGTGAACCTCGTTTAGAGAAAAAGGAAAAGTAATGGGATCCAATTCAATTCCGAAGTATTCAATCCGTGGACATAATATCTGGGGATTTCGCGATATGGCTCATTTTCTGGATTATCTTTATGAAGGAACACAAATAAAAAGTGGATCTCTAATTGCGATAAATGCAGAAAAAATCCTAACCGCAGAAACCGATACAGCCTTGAATGAATTGCTTAACGAAGCAGATTATCTTTATGCCGATGGCATTAGTGTTGTGCGGGGTATTCGCCGTAAGTATCCAGATGCCAATGTTTCTCGTATTGCGGGCGCAGATTTATGGGAAGCATTAATGGAAAGAGCAGGTAAAGAAGGAACGCCAGTCTTTCTTGTTGGTGGCAAACCAGAAATTCTAGCTCAAACCGAAGATAAGCTAAAATCACAATGGAATGTGAATATTGTTGGGAGTCAAAATGGTTACTTCACACCTCAAGATAGAGATGCGTTATTTGAGCGTATAAAGGCCTCTGGTGCGAAGATAGTGACTATTGCTATGGGTTCACCTAAGCAAGAGTTATTTATTCGTGCATGTCGTGAGATTTATCCTGATGCATTATATATGGGTGTGGGGGGGACTTATGACGTATTTACAGGTCATGTGAAGAGAGCACCTAAAGCATGGCAGAACCTTGGCTTAGAATGGTTATATCGTTTGTTATCACAACCAAGCCGAATTAAGCGCCAATTTAAGTTGCTAAAATTTGTTGGATACTACTATTCCAATAAATTGTGATGGTCATTGAGCGTTTGTTTGTTAGCTAAATGATTTATTCACACTTTCATCTAGCATCTTCATTGTTTAATTATTATACTGGTGGGGCGTTTAGCGTGTAAAAACGCTCCATTTATCGACGAAATGCACAAACTATCGTCAAACAAACTTTTTTTTTCAAAAAGCACTAGACAGACAGTGCGTAAATCCGTACTATCCTCTCCCGCAACGGCGTGAAGCGCCCGTAGCTCAGCTGGATAGAGCGCTGCCCTCCGGAGGCAGAGGTCTCAGGTTCGAATCCTGTCGGGCGCGCCATTAAAGCGTGCTAAGAGTTACGGTGAAGAGCGTTGTTGTAAGAAGTAAATAAGATAGCTGTTATGGTGGCTATAGCTCAGTTGGTAGAGCCCTGGATTGTGATTCCAGTTGTCGTGGGTTCGAGTCCCATTAGCCACCCCATCTTATCTTAGTTATTGTTTATGCGAGGGTGGCGGAATTGGTAGACGCGCTAGCTTCAGGTGTTAGTGTTCTAACGGACGTGGGGGTTCAAGTCCCCCCCTTCGCACCAATAAACAAGATAAGAGCAGTGATTCAGACGGCGAGTAGCGCAGCCTGGTAGCGCAACTGGTTTGGGACCAGTGGGTCGGAGGTTCGAATCCTCTCTCGCCGACCAATAAGAGAAAGCCCCGATTTTATCGGGGCTTTTTCGTATCTGCGATTTATACCTTTACATTTAAACTCAGCATATTTATTTTTTCATATCCATATCCATATCCATATCCATATCCAATTTTAGCTTTGGCTATTTTTTCTGGTGCTTATTCTTAATTGATCTCACATAGGAATAATATCGTCACTCTTTATAAGTGATATCTGGTCTTATCACTTAAGCTTTATTAATAATTTAATTTATTGCCTTATTTTAATCTTCATAAAATGAATAGGTGAATTAATAAAAAATCATAATTTAATTATATGAAATATAAAGATTTTATTTTTTATGTCGGCAAATGCCAACACTTAGCATTTTTAATGTCGTCAATAGGTGACACTTAACCTATTGATTTAATGCCATTAAATAACTTGTGTGTTTTTCTTGTCGTGAAAAAGAGACGTATGTTAGGCCTTATATTTTCTTTTCTATTTAGCAATAGCAGCATGAAAGCATAGGTGACGTACTTTTTATCATAAAGGATGAGTGAAACAGAAAAGGGAAACTAAAATTCAATAAGTTATCTTATCTTTTTGAGGTGGGAGATTTTTATTATCAAAAAAATAAAAATTGGCACGCTAAATGCATTATTTATATTGTAGATGCTCATTCCACTCCTTATGATAGCTTTGACTTCATAAACCTAGGAATGATGCAGAGCCGATTATTCGGTGCCTACGTCCACGTTAACGATGAACATCATTCATCATCAACAGGACGAAACGTTGAGTGAGGCACCATCCGTCTGTAGACCTGATTGTATATTTATGCGCCTGTATAGTTTTATACAGGCGTTTTTTTCTATATGCTCTTTTTTACGCCATATAGCTCATCCGTTTTGTGTTCATCGCGTTATCACGTTATCATCCAGCGCAAGGATAGGCGGGAGATAGCAGCATTATGATAAATAAACAAAAAGCATACCTTGCACAGGAAAGACTCTTTCTTATAGAGAAGTTTGGCCCATTGTTATTCTTTTTGATCCCGTTGATTATGCTAATTATTGGTGGCAAATCATGGGCTAAATATGTGGCTTTTCTTTGTCAGGGGATTGCACTGATTTATATCGTGGTGTTTTACCAAGCAAGAAAATATTATTTGTCATTTAATCAAGAAAACGTGAAAGGAATACCCAGCCGTTTTTACCGTATTGCTTGGGTATATATCTTTTTGACTTTATGTGTAGAAGTGGTGTTGTTATTTCAACATGGCTTTTAAATAAAATAAAAAACCCTCAATAATTGAACTGACCCCAGTTTATTGGACAGTTTAAATTAGTTAGGTAAAGACTGAGTTCGGTATTGAACTGGACTCAGTCCTTTTAATTTTATCTTGATCCGTTCCGTATTGTAATACTTGATATATTCATGAAGTTCTTCTTCTAGTTCATCCAAATCTCTAAATTGCTTTGTATAAAAACATTCTGTTTTTAATATGCCAAAAAAATTCTCTATTACTGCATTGTCTAAACAATTTCCTTTTCGTGACATACTTTGAGTAATGCCTTGTTTCTTAAGGCTATTGTGATAACGGCTCATTTGGTATTGCCATCCTTGATCTGAGTGCAGTATAAGCTCGCCTCCCTGAGTCAATTTTGAAAAGGCTTGGGTAAGCATCTGTTCAATCATGTTGTAATGAGGACGTCTAGCTATTTGATAGGAAACAATTTCTTGATTAAATAAGTCAAGAATAGGCGAAAGATAAAGCTTTTCACCTTTTACCTTAAATTCGGTGACATCGGTAACCCATTTTTCATTGGGCTTGCTGGCATGAAAATTTCTTTTGAGATGATTATCAGCAATTCGGCCTAATTGACCTTTATAAGAATGATATTTTTTAGGTCTTACAACTGATTTTAATCCTTGAGCCTGCATTAATCGTTGTACTTTTTTATGATTAATAACGGCTTCATTTCGCAGTACAGCAGTGATCCTTCGATAACCATATCGACCTTTATGTTGATGATAAATAGTCCTTATTTTATCTTTTAATAATTTATCTTTTGAGTTATTACTATTTTTTTGATGGTAATAAAACGTACTTTTTGATAAGGAAAGGGCACGTAATAAAACCAAAATAGGATAAATCATTTTTAGTTGATTAACGACCGCAACACGTTGTTTTACCGTCGTTTTGTTTCCTGCAATTCTTGTAACTTTTTTAAGCAAGCATTCTCAGCACGTAAATACTCGAGTTCCTTTAAAAGTTCTTTAACCGATTTATCTTTGTCATTTTTAGGTAATTCTGTTTTCTTTTTAGTCAATGTAGGTATTCCTTTTTTCTTGGGAGCTAATGCTTTAATACCATGAATATCCATAATATTTTTCCATTCCCATAGAGTTGTAAAGGTTGGAATATTAAAAAGAGCGGCGGCTTCTCTGATAGAGAGCGAATGTTTTGCCATGTGAGACAATATATGCATTTTTAGCTCAAGAGAATAGATTGCTTTGGATTTTCGAGGCTTAATCCCCTCAATACCATGCAATTGATAAGCGGAGCACCAGTGACGAACCTGAGAAGTATCAATAGAAAAATGCTTAGCCGTTGATAGAAAACCATTGCCTTCGAGATAAAAATTAATCACATTTAGTTTAAAATCAAGAGAATATTTAGCCATAGAAAAACACCCCAAAGTTGGTGTCCAACTTTTGGGGTGCAGTTCATAATAAAGAGGGTTTTTAAATCAGTTAATCAAACAATTTATGATCACATTTTTATCGAATGAGCTTACTTACTTTTTTTCGGCTCTTCAAAGATGACTGAATCTTTTTTCAGTGTCATTAATAAAGCATCTTTACGCACTTTAGCCGACTCTTCAGATTTTTTCTGTTTATCCAAGACATCAGCAAGCCACGCAAAGTCATGAACATCAGGACGCTGTTTCAACGCATTACGAAATGCCGTTTCTGCTTGTACCCATTGCCCTTGCTGCATGGCTATTTGACCTAATGTACTGTTGAGCAATGGTGTAGGACCATGTTGCTTAATCAGTGTATTTAGTACTTTTAAAATCACATTAGCATCTGTATTTTTTAAACGTGGCAATAGTAAGATCAAGCGTTCATCATACTGACGTTTGATCCCTTCTAAAATGATCGTTTGAGCAGTAACAGGATCGTTGCACTCAATAAGATGTTCAGCTAAAACAACACGTAATGCATTATCATGATGTACTTTACGTGGTTGTGCTTTCCACCAATTTTTTAGCCCATCACAGCCACTTTCGGACATTTTTTGTCCCATAATGCCAATGTAGGCTTTTTGGCGTAATTGCTCTAATTCATCATCTGTATGCAACGCAATTTTTTGCATTGATGGGATGATATCAAGCAATGCTTGCCAAGCAGCGGTTCGGGTATAAGCCGTTTCAGCTAAACGTAAAACCTCAGGATGGCGAGGTGCTTGATTTAATAATTCATCAACCCCAGTACGTGCCGCATGATTTTCATTTTGCGCTAATAAAATACGCACCCGTGTAATATCAACTGGGAGTTGATTGGTATCGGCAAGTTCAGCTGCTCGTTCAAGGTGTTGCTGAACTCGGAATTCATCACCACGCTGTTGTGCAGCTTCTGCTGCTAATAGGTAGTTTACAACTGGCTGTTCTGCATAGTCTGCGTTGCGACTCATCAGTTTTTCAACTTCTTTAAAGTCGCCTTCTGCTAATTTCATTAACGCCATACTCGTTTGTTTACGAGCACGATTACGTTTACGGAAAGAAAACCAACTATAGGCTTTTGAACCTGTACCAATAAAACGGCGATAACTCCAACCAATTAGTAACAGTGCTAATTGCAGTAAAACAAACATAATGACAAGGCTGGTCACACTGGTTTCAATATCCCAATCATCCGTTTGTATAAGCACATAACCTTGATGGCCTGCCAATAGTGGACCAAAAATGATGCCAGCAATAAGCACCACAAAAAGGAGTAGTATTTTTAACATAAGCTTATTCTCCTTGTTGTGTTACTGCTGTATCAGCCGTTGCGCTATCAGCTGCGGCATCTTGTACGCTTTTCGATGTACTATCAGCTTCTACGGCTTGAGCATCTTGGGCTTCAACAGCTTGCACTTCAGTTACTTGTGGCTCTGCATACTCATTTTGTGTCAGTAGATTGCGGATTTGTTTTTCTACACGCTTTTCTAGCAATATCGGGCTTTTCAATTCTGACGGCATTGCAAGCGTAATAGGTTGCTTCTCTAATTCAGATACCGTATCTAAAAATGCGGTTGTACTTGGATCAGAGGTATCAAAATAAGCACGAACCCAAGTGGATACTGCTTCAAGCGATTGCTGGTAGATCTCAGTCTGATGGCGAGGAACAGCTTGGGAAGCAATTAATAAACGTGAACGAATATTCTCACGTAAATAGATATCTTGGTTGGGTGCTAATAAAGGAACGGCTTCAGTATCTCGACGACGGATAGTAATGAAGTCATCCATAAAGCTTTTCCAGCTTTTACTTAGGTTTTGTTTCCAATCTGACAGCGAACCTGAAATAGTTTCGTCATCTTTATCCATTGGTGAGCCATTACGCTCAAGATCTGCTAAACGCAGATTATCAACCTGATTAGCTAATTGATTTATCTGTAAGATAGTGCCGTCGTTATCAATCTTGGTTAATGCGGCTAAACTACTGATATCTTCATTAATAGCACGACGAATTTCAAGTAAACTTGGATCGTTCATTTCTGCCAAGCTACTATCCGCACCTTTTAGTAAACTTACTGCGGTCACCACATCTTGGTCATTCCATAACTTACGACCCGCCATTTTAACCATAAAATCGGCTTGCGCTAATAGCCAACTTTTCACATCTGCACTGGAAATAGCGGCAAAACGTGTTTGTAGATCTTGAATTTGACGCTCTGTTGTTTGGCGCTCGTTTTGTAATTTATCGATAGTCTGTTTTTGTGAGTTAAACATGCTATCAATATTGTCAAAGCGTTGTTGATAAGTATTTTGGAGTTGTTGTAATTGGGCAAGCTCAGATTTGAGTGATTGATTTTCTACACTCAGCTTTGATGCTTGTTGATTGGTGTAATAGTAAAGGCTACCACCGATTGCCAAAATAACAAGGATAGCAACAGCACTTCCAATTAGACCTGAGCGCTTGTTATTAACAGGTTTGACTTCCTGATAGCGGACATTCTCATCAGCTTTAGCTGCATCTTTTGGCAAGTCATTATCATTTGTATTTTTCTGTTCCGTCATATCGGCGTCTCATTTAGGTTCTATATTAATGCATGAAATAAAGCATCATTATTGGCACTTTCAGCAACGGTGACGGTTTCCCACCCTAATGTTTTTGCTATTGTTGCTAATCGTTCACTCACCACCAGTAAATGGCAGTTTAACAGCCATGCTTTCTTAGATTCAGCGACCAGATCAAAGAGTTGTTGTAACATTTCACCGCTAGTGACAACAAGTGTATCAACCTGTGCTTTTTCCCACTGAAGCGCAAAATTGTCAGGGGAATAATTAATAAATAGGCGTTGGTAACATTCGCATTCATCAATCATTGCACCTCGTTGGCGTAATGTTGTTGCAAGTAAGTCACGACCACCGTTACCTCTAAGCAGTAAGATCTGTTTATTTTTCACCAGATTGAGTGTAGGAAGCGCGAGAAGATCTTCGCTAGTTTCTCCTTGCTCAGGATAGTGAATAGAAAGACCGCTTAAATGTTGGAAATCCTTTGCTGTGCTTTGACCTATTCCATAATAGGATAGCGTATCTGGCCATGATTGTTGTAATTGATTCAGTTGCCTGTTTGCGTATGACACCGCATTTTTAGAAAGTAAAAAAACACAATCACCCGCCTTTAATCCTTTTAGTTTAGCATCTAATAAAGGAAGCTCACGACCTGCGGTGATCTCTATTAAAGGTGCTTGAAATGCTGTTTTACCTGCATTAATTAAACGCTGGGTTAATGCTTTTCCAGCAGGATCAGGGCGAGTGACTAAAATACTCATGCGGGTGCATTACCCTGATATACCGCTGTTAGAATGGCTCTGGCACCTTTATCTAAAAGCTCTTCAGCCAGAGAAATACCTGCGGTTTCAGCTTCTTGTGGGGATACTAAACGCTCACCACGTAAAATAGTTTCACCATCAGGTGAACCGACCAAAGCCCGTAACCAAATTTTGTTATCTTGCCAAATAGCGTAACTTCCAATTGGAACCTGGCAACCGCCTTCAAGGCGCGTATTCATTGCACGCTCTGCTTTAACACAAATTGCTGTTCGGGAATGATTGAGAGCATCTAATAACTGACGAGTATCATTGTCATCTAAACGACATTCAATACCCACAGCACCTTGTCCAACTGCAGGTAAAGATTGCTCTGCGGATAATGGTGTGCGGATACGTTCATTTAGACCAAGGCGTTTTAAGCCTGCAACAGCAAGAATAATAGCATCGTAATCGCCGTTATCTAATTTGTTTAAGCGGGTGCCAACATTACCTCGTAAATCACGAATAATCAGGTCAGGGCGTTGTGCTTTTAATTGACATTGGCGGCGTAAACTTGATGTGCCTACAATGCTACCTGCTGGGAGTTGCTCTAATGAATCATAATGGTTAGAAACAAAGGCATCTCGAGGATCTTCGCGTTCACAAATTGTCACTAATCCTAGACCTTCAGGAAAATCAATCGGAACATCTTTCATAGAATGAACGGCGATATCTGCGCGTGATCCAAGTAGAGCAAGTTCTAATTCTTTTACAAAGAGCCCTTTACCACCCACTTTAGCTAAAGGTGTAT
This genomic window contains:
- a CDS encoding IS3 family transposase (programmed frameshift); this translates as MAKYSLDFKLNVINFYLEGNGFLSTAKHFSIDTSQVRHWCSAYQLHGIEGIKPRKSKAIYSLELKMHILSHMAKHSLSIREAAALFNIPTFTTLWEWKNIMDIHGIKALAPKKKGIPTLTKKKTELPKNDKDKSVKELLKELEYLRAENALLKKVTRIAGNKTTVKQRVAVVNQLKMIYPILVLLRALSLSKSTFYYHQKNSNNSKDKLLKDKIRTIYHQHKGRYGYRRITAVLRNEAVINHKKVQRLMQAQGLKSVVRPKKYHSYKGQLGRIADNHLKRNFHASKPNEKWVTDVTEFKVKGEKLYLSPILDLFNQEIVSYQIARRPHYNMIEQMLTQAFSKLTQGGELILHSDQGWQYQMSRYHNSLKKQGITQSMSRKGNCLDNAVIENFFGILKTECFYTKQFRDLDELEEELHEYIKYYNTERIKIKLKGLSPVQYRTQSLPN
- the hemX gene encoding uroporphyrinogen-III C-methyltransferase encodes the protein MTEQKNTNDNDLPKDAAKADENVRYQEVKPVNNKRSGLIGSAVAILVILAIGGSLYYYTNQQASKLSVENQSLKSELAQLQQLQNTYQQRFDNIDSMFNSQKQTIDKLQNERQTTERQIQDLQTRFAAISSADVKSWLLAQADFMVKMAGRKLWNDQDVVTAVSLLKGADSSLAEMNDPSLLEIRRAINEDISSLAALTKIDNDGTILQINQLANQVDNLRLADLERNGSPMDKDDETISGSLSDWKQNLSKSWKSFMDDFITIRRRDTEAVPLLAPNQDIYLRENIRSRLLIASQAVPRHQTEIYQQSLEAVSTWVRAYFDTSDPSTTAFLDTVSELEKQPITLAMPSELKSPILLEKRVEKQIRNLLTQNEYAEPQVTEVQAVEAQDAQAVEADSTSKSVQDAAADSATADTAVTQQGE
- the wecG gene encoding lipopolysaccharide N-acetylmannosaminouronosyltransferase; amino-acid sequence: MGSNSIPKYSIRGHNIWGFRDMAHFLDYLYEGTQIKSGSLIAINAEKILTAETDTALNELLNEADYLYADGISVVRGIRRKYPDANVSRIAGADLWEALMERAGKEGTPVFLVGGKPEILAQTEDKLKSQWNVNIVGSQNGYFTPQDRDALFERIKASGAKIVTIAMGSPKQELFIRACREIYPDALYMGVGGTYDVFTGHVKRAPKAWQNLGLEWLYRLLSQPSRIKRQFKLLKFVGYYYSNKL
- the wzyE gene encoding ECA oligosaccharide polymerase — protein: MTLAELGGLTLVYFISLSFILLLTYQEFRRVRFNFNVFFSMLYLLTFYFGFPLTCMLVFQFDVAVVPVDSLLYALLASTSFYAIYYVTYKVRLRKPVSGPSRSLFTMNRVETNLTWILLALIAFVTVGIFFLQNGFLLFKLKTYSQIFSSQVSGVALKRFFYFFIPAMLVVYFLKPTQQRWIFFLCATVGFGILTYIIVGGTRANIIIAFALFLFIGIVRGWITLWMLVAAGVMSIVGMFWLALKRYGLDVSGAEAFYTFLYLTRDTFSPWENLALLLDNYDKIEFQGLAPIIRDFYVFIPSWVWPERPDVVLNSANYFTWEVLDYHAGLAISPTLIGSLVVMGGVVFIPLGAIVVGLIIKWFDWLYQQGLNENNRYKSAILQAFCFGAIFNMIVLAREGVDSFVSRVVFFCLVFGLCLVVAKLLYWLFESAGLVRNYVTRQIQGEPRLEKKEK
- a CDS encoding TDP-N-acetylfucosamine:lipid II N-acetylfucosaminyltransferase, with translation MTTLIYVLGSDIVHHNNTMLRFFNDHLVTEAGLTYKPRFIVASKDTSLQESYPALDIECLADKKQVAQRVITLAKADTHQRFLFLGQFNAPIWLALLTGKIKRHQFWWHIWGADLYQDSKQLKFRLFYLLRKLAQKRVGRVFGTRGDLNYFAQFNVNIPASLLYFPTRMDPALTVTEKSSIDAQQITIIVGNSGDRSNRHVEALQSIAEQYGTRAKVIIPMGYPDNNDAYIDEVSHAVNQLLPDNQVEILRDKLAFDDYLALLKTCDLGYFIFHRQQGIGTLCLLIQFAIPFVISRQNPFWQDLTEQNVPVFFSGDKLDVALIEEAQRQLLMLDRQNIAFFAPNFTEGWKQLIEISTGEPQ
- the wzxE gene encoding lipid III flippase WzxE yields the protein MSLAKASIWTAGSTLIKIGAGLLVVKLLAVSFGPSGVGLAGNFRQLITVLGVLSGAGIFNGVTKLIAQYQDDDIQRKNVLGTSSAMILLFSTLLAVLFLLFSAPISQVLFGDDYHQYQDIVRAVAFIQMGIAYSNYFLAILKGYRDAAGNALSVIAGSIIGVIAYYLCYLFAGYHGALIGLALVPALILFPATFLVVKRKRFALSELKPRWDKAIASHLGKFTIMAILTSITLPVAYIMMRNLLAEHYSWDDVGIWQGVTSISDAYLQFITASFSVYLLPTLSRLTQKSDITKEIVKSLKFVLPAVAVASFMVWLLRDFAIWLLFSDKFVAMRDLFAWQLVGDVLKVGAYVFGYLVIAKAALRFYILTEVSQFALLTLFSRWLIPEHGALGAAQAYMATYIIYFLLCSSVFVIYCRRK
- the hemD gene encoding uroporphyrinogen-III synthase codes for the protein MSILVTRPDPAGKALTQRLINAGKTAFQAPLIEITAGRELPLLDAKLKGLKAGDCVFLLSKNAVSYANRQLNQLQQSWPDTLSYYGIGQSTAKDFQHLSGLSIHYPEQGETSEDLLALPTLNLVKNKQILLLRGNGGRDLLATTLRQRGAMIDECECYQRLFINYSPDNFALQWEKAQVDTLVVTSGEMLQQLFDLVAESKKAWLLNCHLLVVSERLATIAKTLGWETVTVAESANNDALFHALI
- the hemY gene encoding protoheme IX biogenesis protein HemY — translated: MLKILLLFVVLIAGIIFGPLLAGHQGYVLIQTDDWDIETSVTSLVIMFVLLQLALLLIGWSYRRFIGTGSKAYSWFSFRKRNRARKQTSMALMKLAEGDFKEVEKLMSRNADYAEQPVVNYLLAAEAAQQRGDEFRVQQHLERAAELADTNQLPVDITRVRILLAQNENHAARTGVDELLNQAPRHPEVLRLAETAYTRTAAWQALLDIIPSMQKIALHTDDELEQLRQKAYIGIMGQKMSESGCDGLKNWWKAQPRKVHHDNALRVVLAEHLIECNDPVTAQTIILEGIKRQYDERLILLLPRLKNTDANVILKVLNTLIKQHGPTPLLNSTLGQIAMQQGQWVQAETAFRNALKQRPDVHDFAWLADVLDKQKKSEESAKVRKDALLMTLKKDSVIFEEPKKSK
- the hemC gene encoding hydroxymethylbilane synthase, with the translated sequence MSKSTIRIATRQSPLAMWQALYVKEQLQLAHPGLVVELIPMVTKGDIILDTPLAKVGGKGLFVKELELALLGSRADIAVHSMKDVPIDFPEGLGLVTICEREDPRDAFVSNHYDSLEQLPAGSIVGTSSLRRQCQLKAQRPDLIIRDLRGNVGTRLNKLDNGDYDAIILAVAGLKRLGLNERIRTPLSAEQSLPAVGQGAVGIECRLDDNDTRQLLDALNHSRTAICVKAERAMNTRLEGGCQVPIGSYAIWQDNKIWLRALVGSPDGETILRGERLVSPQEAETAGISLAEELLDKGARAILTAVYQGNAPA